In Photobacterium angustum, the following proteins share a genomic window:
- the murI gene encoding glutamate racemase, which yields MVRVKKIVIFDSGVGGLSVYKEIYNLLPQVQYIYAFDNAAFPYGELPDNVLIERTNHIVSTLVEQYQADLVVIACNTASTIVLPTLRQNLNIPIVGVVPAIKPAAKLSNTKVIGLLATPATVKREYTQQLINQFASDCEVKMIGSTRLVEMAEQKLRGESISLNELSDILAPWQQQVDSIILGCTHFPLIKEEIKAVLNNEVSIVDSGKAIALRVSSLLGLSEQEKQRHNEIINLTYSSAATESVAALNKSLRQIELGTIQSLKYPYPRF from the coding sequence ATGGTACGAGTGAAAAAGATTGTTATTTTTGATTCTGGTGTAGGTGGTTTATCTGTTTATAAAGAAATCTACAATCTTTTACCGCAAGTGCAATATATCTATGCCTTCGATAACGCCGCTTTCCCGTATGGTGAATTACCCGATAATGTCCTTATCGAACGTACCAACCATATTGTCTCGACATTAGTTGAACAGTACCAGGCCGACTTAGTTGTTATTGCGTGTAATACCGCAAGTACAATTGTATTACCGACCCTACGCCAAAATCTTAATATTCCTATTGTTGGCGTTGTTCCAGCGATTAAACCCGCTGCGAAGTTAAGTAATACCAAAGTCATTGGCTTATTAGCAACGCCGGCCACGGTTAAGCGTGAATATACGCAGCAGTTAATTAACCAATTTGCCAGTGATTGCGAAGTAAAAATGATCGGTTCAACCCGATTAGTAGAAATGGCTGAGCAAAAGCTACGTGGTGAATCTATTTCTCTAAATGAACTTAGTGATATTTTAGCGCCATGGCAGCAGCAAGTAGATAGTATTATCTTAGGCTGTACACATTTCCCATTAATTAAAGAAGAAATAAAAGCCGTTCTTAATAATGAAGTGAGTATTGTGGACTCCGGTAAAGCGATAGCTTTGCGCGTATCGTCCTTGTTAGGGTTATCTGAACAAGAAAAACAACGCCATAATGAAATCATTAACCTTACATACAGCAGCGCCGCTACAGAAAGTGTAGCGGCGCTGAATAAAAGTTTACGTCAGATAGAGTTGGGTACTATTCAGTCTCTGAAATATCCGTATCCGCGTTTTTAG
- a CDS encoding RNA recognition motif domain-containing protein: MKSNNQTIITAIVIAIVGALILTLIPTLPSSISFALGAIAVGAALYFMQTPKEATPIDNTETSQSSKTLYVGNLPYRANETDVKNLFAEHGDVFAVRLMKDKRTGKRRGFGFVVMSSLDADSAIEQLNNKEYGQRTLKVREANEPKNADTDISETE, translated from the coding sequence ATGAAATCAAATAATCAAACCATAATAACCGCGATAGTAATTGCTATTGTCGGTGCATTAATTCTTACCCTTATTCCTACTCTTCCTTCTTCTATTAGCTTTGCTTTAGGTGCTATCGCTGTCGGTGCTGCACTTTACTTCATGCAAACACCTAAAGAAGCTACCCCTATCGATAATACTGAAACCTCTCAAAGCAGCAAAACCCTTTACGTTGGTAACCTTCCTTATCGCGCTAATGAGACCGATGTTAAAAATCTATTCGCTGAACATGGCGATGTTTTTGCTGTACGTCTAATGAAAGATAAACGCACAGGCAAGCGAAGAGGCTTTGGCTTTGTTGTGATGAGTAGCTTAGATGCCGATAGTGCTATCGAGCAATTAAACAATAAAGAATATGGCCAACGTACATTAAAAGTACGTGAAGCTAATGAACCTAAAAACGCGGATACGGATATTTCAGAGACTGAATAG